GCTATTCTTAAATAATTTAATTTAGCTGTAACCGGCATATTTTTATTTTTCAGGTGTTTCGGCTGCTTTTTCTGAAGCTTTTGATTCCAATTCTCTCTGCATCCTTCCGCCGTGCCTGCCGAACTTAGTGGTCGGAGAAAATTCGCCCAGCTTGTGGCCGACCATGTTTTCTGCTGCTTTAACTGTAATGAATTCCCTGCCATTATGGACGCCGAAAGTAAAACCGATCATTTCAGGAGTGATTGTTGACCTTCTTGACCAGGTTTTAATAATTTCCTTGCCCTCAGGTTTCAAATTCTTTATCTTTTTCAATAATTTTTCGTCCACAAAAGGACCTTTCTTAATTGATCTTGACATACCCTGTATATCAACATCCAGGCATTTTCAATGCGAAAACACTCTGAAGGTTGTCTTTATTTAATAATATATTCAACATAATAATTTTAATTAAGCTTTCAATACGAAGTATTCTGGATGTTGTATTACGGGGCATATTATTTCTTCTTGTGTTTTCTCCTTTGAATGATTAATTTGCTTGTCCATTTCTTTTTTCTTGTCCTAACTCCCATTGCTATCTTGCCCCAGGGAGTTTTGGCATGCTTCATACCGATTGAAGACCTCCCCTCTCCTCCGCCATGAGGGTGGTCGGGCGGATTCATGGCTGTCCCTCTGACTGTCGGCCTTATGCCTTTATGTCTCGCTCTTCCTGCCTTTCCCACTTTGATAAACTTGTGTTCAGGAAAAGAAACCTGTCCGATTGAAGCGCAACATTCAGCTAAAATTTTTCTTGTCTCAGTAGAAGGAAAAATTAAATGGGTATACTTTCCTTCCTGAGCAACAACCCTTGCTGAAGTTCCTGCCCCTTTTACCAGTTTTCCGCCCCTGCCAGGCTCCATTTCAATGTTATATACCTGCATTCCGACAGGAATGTTCTTCAATTTCATTCTGTTCCCTGTTTTTATCTCCGCTTTTTCAGAACAAATCACGCTGTCTCCGACTTTCAACCCATGAGGGCAAATTCTATATCTTTTTTCTCCATTATCATATTGTAAAAGACAGATAAAAGAAGTTCTGTAAGGGTCATATTCAATGGCTAAAACTTTAGCCGGAGAATCCTGTCTTTCCTGGCCGAAATCAACGATTCTGTAAAGCCGCTTTGCTCCACCGCCCTTGTGCCTGACAGTAATCCTGCCCCGAGAATCGCGGCCAGCCCTTCTTTTCAAGGATAAAAGCAGGTTTCTTTCCGGTTGCTTTTTTGACAATATCTTTTTCATAATTAACGTGGCAATAATTCAATTTTCTGTCCTTTTTTTACCTTGGCTATCGCTTTTTTATAACCTGGTTTCATTCCTTTAATCTTGCCTATCCTTCTTTCTTTGGCAGAAACATTAATAATTCTAACTGAAACAACTTCGACTCCGTAAGTATCCTCTACCGCTTTTTTTACTTCTGTTTTATTGGCTCTTCCAAAAACCCTGAAAGTGTACTGGTTTTTTTCCGCCAAATCAGAAGCTTTTTCCGCGACATGAGGATTTCTTAAAATCTTATAGCCCTCCCCTATCTTTATCGCTTTCTTGATCTTCGGGCCTTCTTCTTTGACTGCTTTCTTTTCCGGCTTTATTTCTTTAGCTTTTTTCGGTTTTTCTTTCTTAACCGGAACAGCAGTCTTCTTTTTAAAAATATCTAAAATAGCCATACAATTATTTCAAAAAAGTTTCTTTTATCAATTTGATCGCTTCTTTTGGCATGATTAAGTATTTAAAAGAAAGTATGTCCAAAGCGTTCAAGTCTTTAGCCTGAATTGTCTCAATGGTAGCGATATTCTTGCTGGAAATTATAAGGTTTTTATCCATTTTGGGCAGAACAAGCAAAGCACTCTGTTTTTTAATGGGAAGCTTTTCCAAGACAACTACCATTAATTTTGTTTTTGCCTTTTCCAGCTTCAAATCTTCCAGAACAACCATCATATTGTTTTTTACCTTGCCAGATAAAACCATCAGCAAAGCGCTTCTCTTAACTTTCTTGTTTATCTTCTTTTTAAAAACTCTTTCTTTTCTCGGACCGAAAGTTATGCCGCCCCCGCGCCATATCGGAGAACGACGGGAACCGTGCCTGGCACGGCCTGTTCCTTTCTGCCTCCAAGGTTTTCTTCCTCCTCCCCTGACCTCTCCTCTGGTCTTGGCGTTGGCTAAAACCTGCCTGC
This DNA window, taken from Candidatus Paceibacterota bacterium, encodes the following:
- the rpsS gene encoding 30S ribosomal protein S19 is translated as MSRSIKKGPFVDEKLLKKIKNLKPEGKEIIKTWSRRSTITPEMIGFTFGVHNGREFITVKAAENMVGHKLGEFSPTTKFGRHGGRMQRELESKASEKAAETPEK
- the rplB gene encoding 50S ribosomal protein L2 gives rise to the protein MKKILSKKQPERNLLLSLKRRAGRDSRGRITVRHKGGGAKRLYRIVDFGQERQDSPAKVLAIEYDPYRTSFICLLQYDNGEKRYRICPHGLKVGDSVICSEKAEIKTGNRMKLKNIPVGMQVYNIEMEPGRGGKLVKGAGTSARVVAQEGKYTHLIFPSTETRKILAECCASIGQVSFPEHKFIKVGKAGRARHKGIRPTVRGTAMNPPDHPHGGGEGRSSIGMKHAKTPWGKIAMGVRTRKKKWTSKLIIQRRKHKKK
- the rplW gene encoding 50S ribosomal protein L23 encodes the protein MAILDIFKKKTAVPVKKEKPKKAKEIKPEKKAVKEEGPKIKKAIKIGEGYKILRNPHVAEKASDLAEKNQYTFRVFGRANKTEVKKAVEDTYGVEVVSVRIINVSAKERRIGKIKGMKPGYKKAIAKVKKGQKIELLPR
- the rplD gene encoding 50S ribosomal protein L4, translating into MKINVYNQEGKEIGNTLLPKEIFDVKINPQLVQQVVVAQMANRRQVLANAKTRGEVRGGGRKPWRQKGTGRARHGSRRSPIWRGGGITFGPRKERVFKKKINKKVKRSALLMVLSGKVKNNMMVVLEDLKLEKAKTKLMVVVLEKLPIKKQSALLVLPKMDKNLIISSKNIATIETIQAKDLNALDILSFKYLIMPKEAIKLIKETFLK